From the Halorhabdus utahensis DSM 12940 genome, one window contains:
- the hisE gene encoding phosphoribosyl-ATP diphosphatase gives MTDDEAILDELFAVIEDRKENLPEDSYTASLFTHEKGENAVLEKLGEESTELLLAAKDDDREEIAHESADIVYHLLVLLAMKDMDLEDLRAALRERR, from the coding sequence ATGACCGACGACGAGGCGATACTCGACGAACTGTTCGCGGTGATCGAGGACCGCAAGGAGAATTTGCCCGAGGACTCCTACACCGCATCGCTGTTCACCCACGAGAAAGGTGAGAACGCCGTTCTGGAGAAGTTGGGCGAGGAGTCGACCGAGTTATTGCTTGCGGCCAAGGACGACGACCGTGAGGAGATCGCCCACGAGAGTGCCGACATCGTCTATCACTTGTTGGTGCTGCTCGCGATGAAGGATATGGATCTGGAGGACTTGCGAGCGGCGTTGCGGGAAAGACGGTGA